The stretch of DNA ACGCAGGCGGATATCGCCATCGAAACTGATGCGCGAGGTCCACTCCGGGAAGGTGTTGGGCGCCGCCCAGTTTTCCTGCTTGGCGGTGGCCATGACCTCGGCCTTGACCTGATCGCGGATCTGATCGCGCACCGCGGCCGGCACGTACTGCACGCGCACATCGCCCGGTGCGGCCACCGGGCCTGCTGCGACGGCGGTGGACGCCGCCGCCTGTTTGGCCTGGGCCGCTTCGTTCTGCGCCTGAGCGATCAGCGCGTCGGCCTTGTCCTGTTTCAAAATGCCCTGCTCGACCAGCAAGCGGATCAGATTGATCGTGGCGTTCTCCGAGGGCGCAGGCGCTGCCGCGGCCTGACCGACCAGGGTCGCGATGACCATGCCGACCGCCAGGGACAATCGATTCACATTGGAAATCATCTGCACACAACTCCTTTTGGCAAAGCTTGAATGCTTGGCGATAAATAAATTGGGTTAACCCGGACGCCGCCCTTGCAGGGACAGGCGCACGGGCAAAGTCATGGAGGCCGGTGGCCGTTCGCTCAGGTGCGGCGCATTGCGCAGCGCCGCCAGCACCTGGGTGTCGATCTCGGGGTTGCCGCTGGACTTGATCAGCTCCACGCGAGTGATCTCGCCGACGCTGCTCAGCCAGACATCGGCCTGCAACGAGAACGCGAGGTTGCGCAGGTCCGGGTTCTCGCGCAGCAGCTTCTGAAAGGTGAACGCGAGGAACTGGCTGTAGGTGCCGGTGCCCAGGCGTCCGCCCCCGGCCCCCGCCATGCCGCCGCCCTTGCCCGCGCCGATGTTGAACGCGTCGCTGCCGCTCTGGGCGTCGCCGTCCATTTGCATCGGGTTGGCCAGATCGTCCGCTGGCGATGGTGGTGCTTGCTCTTCGGGCTTGACCTCTTGCGGCTCGGGGGTCGGTTCGGGCTCGACGATTTTTTCTTCCACCGGGGTTTCCGGCTCCGGCGGTTTTTCCGGCGGTGGCGGCGGTGGTGGCGGCAACGGAATGATCGTCGGCACCTTCGGCGCTTCACGACGGACGCCGCTCATGTCGTTGGCCCACTGCCACAGGAACCACGCGGCGAGCGCGCCGATGACCAGCCCGGCGCCCCACTTCGCATAACGCAGCGCTGGCGTCTTCACCGGCAGCGGCTCGATCGGGAGTTGTGCGGTCATGACTCAGCCCTGCGTCGGTTTGCCGGTCACCAGACCGACCTGGGACAGTTCGAGCCGGCGCAACAGATCCAGCACTTCGATGACCTTCTGGTACTGCACCGTCGCGTCGCCGCGCACGATCACCGGGAAATCCGGGCTCTGCGCCTTCTCGATGCGCAGGCGTTCTTCCAGCTCGGCGAGGGTCACCGGGTAGGCATCGAGGAACACCTGGCCGCCGTCATTGACCGAAATCGCCTTGGTCTTGGCTTCCGACAGCGATACCGAGGCGCTGGCCTTGGGCAAGTTGATCTGGATCCCGGAGACCTGCGCGGTGGCGGTGAGGATGAACATCACCAGCACCACCATCAGCACGTCCACCAGCGGGGTGATGTTGATGCTGTCCACCGCTGCATCTTCGTCATCGTCGTGGGAGGCATTTACAGACGCCATGTCAGTGCTCCTCAGGCCGGTACGGAGTGGTTGGCGTGATGGCCGCGATGCGACGACTCACTGAACTGGCTCTCGCCATGCATCTCCGCCAGCCGCGTGATGAATTCGTCGACGAACACGCGCATGTCGGCGCTGACTTCCTTGTTGCGAGTGATCAGGCGGTTGTAGCCAAACAGCGCCGGGATCGCGACGAACAGGCCCATTGCCGTGGCCAGCAACGCAGCAGCCATACCCGGGGCGATGGCGTTGATATTCACGTCACCGGCCATCGCCGTGCCGAGGAACACCACCATGATCCCCAGCACGGTCCCGAGCAGGCCGATGTACGGGCCGCCGGCGATGGCGTTGGACAGGGTCGAGAGTTTCGAACTGAGGGCCTGGTTCTCGCGGGTGCGCACGCCGTCCATCGAGCAGCGGATGGCTTCAATGGTCGCGGCAGACACCGAGGACGTATCGGCGCCCTGCTCGCGGCGGGTGCGGATCTCCTTGACTGCCACCGAGTACAGACGCCACAGCGGCGAATGCTGCAGACGCTGGGCCAGTTGCGCGTCATCGGCGAACATTTCCAGGCGCGTGCCGACCTTGGCGAACTGCTCGTGGAAGTCCTCGTTGGCCTTGCTGACACGGCTGAGGGTGTGGTTCTTGCGCAGCATGATGATCCACGACTGGAACATCATCAGCACCAGCACGGCGATGATCACCCAGGCGTCCACCGGCACCGCGTTGAGCAGGAAACCGAGGCTGCCGAAACCGAAACCGGACTGTTCTTCGTCGACGCCGTAGGCCACCAGTTTCGACTCGGCGCCTTGCGAGGTCGCGTCCGCCAGCAGCAGCGGCGCCGGACGAGCGACTTTCGACAGGCGCAGTTCATCGATGGCGCCCACGAACGGCTGGAACGGACCTTCGTGCAGGTCGGCGCCGATGGCCAGCACCGAATTGAACGCCGGCATCGCCTGAGCGAGGGTCGCGCCTTCACGACCGTTGATGTAGAGGCTGACTTTCGAACCCTCAGCCGTCAGCGCGACATGCTG from Pseudomonas sp. P8_229 encodes:
- a CDS encoding DUF2341 domain-containing protein, producing MQRLILSLLICLGFVLPATAQAWWQDDWHYRKQIAVDTTPQGAGINQALGRTALLVRLHTGNFTFDGVKEDGSDLRFVAADDKTVLNHQIESFDALMGMALIWVDVPNVEGGQRQDIWMYYGNQKAPATGNGQLTFDPNYTALHHFDGATGTPAKDTTAYGNTAQSATGAAIDGVVGRALQFSGQPLLLPASPSLQHSAGSAFTFSAWLRLDQANGEQLILARREGANSLLLGVNQGVPFVEIDGQRAVATQALNPGQWQHVALTAEGSKVSLYINGREGATLAQAMPAFNSVLAIGADLHEGPFQPFVGAIDELRLSKVARPAPLLLADATSQGAESKLVAYGVDEEQSGFGFGSLGFLLNAVPVDAWVIIAVLVLMMFQSWIIMLRKNHTLSRVSKANEDFHEQFAKVGTRLEMFADDAQLAQRLQHSPLWRLYSVAVKEIRTRREQGADTSSVSAATIEAIRCSMDGVRTRENQALSSKLSTLSNAIAGGPYIGLLGTVLGIMVVFLGTAMAGDVNINAIAPGMAAALLATAMGLFVAIPALFGYNRLITRNKEVSADMRVFVDEFITRLAEMHGESQFSESSHRGHHANHSVPA
- a CDS encoding energy transducer TonB, producing the protein MTAQLPIEPLPVKTPALRYAKWGAGLVIGALAAWFLWQWANDMSGVRREAPKVPTIIPLPPPPPPPPEKPPEPETPVEEKIVEPEPTPEPQEVKPEEQAPPSPADDLANPMQMDGDAQSGSDAFNIGAGKGGGMAGAGGGRLGTGTYSQFLAFTFQKLLRENPDLRNLAFSLQADVWLSSVGEITRVELIKSSGNPEIDTQVLAALRNAPHLSERPPASMTLPVRLSLQGRRPG
- a CDS encoding ExbD/TolR family protein, which translates into the protein MASVNASHDDDEDAAVDSINITPLVDVLMVVLVMFILTATAQVSGIQINLPKASASVSLSEAKTKAISVNDGGQVFLDAYPVTLAELEERLRIEKAQSPDFPVIVRGDATVQYQKVIEVLDLLRRLELSQVGLVTGKPTQG